One region of Lactobacillus johnsonii genomic DNA includes:
- a CDS encoding ABC transporter ATP-binding protein, translating into MNHVKKLNQYFKELARTYHLFFKSAPLIAACVLLLAPLQAVVPLIAVAAGQKVIDQVTNHSPFMEMIIVWIVATAFQQFLPSLSTMVQGILTDKLTGFINISLMKKSEDLQSIRIFDDSKYFDDLQMLRDDASWRPVNLIVFGVSVLQSFLTLAFMLVYLARYNWWLALLLLVVMVPQSISYYRIQQQSFETMVERSKNARYLHYYSSLLLDRRDAKEVRLFNMFPKIIEKYTTLFEQTKRDVNQIRKKQLAVSSVFVLLTVGVFGYGFYWFTNSVRTGALEVGVLLMFVSVIGYISTSMARVVEDSSLLYDSLLWIEKYFNFLEYHDNFENGRQEFPDEFKKIEVKDLSFTYPFSDDEVLHNVSFSVNSGEKIAIVGENGSGKSTLVKLLMRFYDPTTGAISIDDDNLKDFNIFDLHKNLSATFQDFSRFKLTLKENVITGYSFNKERVNNVLKAAGLENLLANDHLQLGTILAKDFENGTDLSGGQWQKIALARDLYADGKIEFLDEPTAALDAKSEAEIYERFLRENNQKTIFFVTHRLSAVKFADKVLFLDSGKVSGFDTHANLLNKNAKYQEMYNLQKNAYI; encoded by the coding sequence ATGAATCACGTTAAAAAATTAAATCAGTACTTCAAAGAATTAGCTAGGACTTATCATTTATTCTTTAAATCAGCACCTCTAATTGCGGCTTGTGTTTTATTATTAGCACCCTTGCAAGCGGTAGTTCCGTTAATTGCCGTAGCAGCTGGACAAAAAGTAATTGATCAGGTTACTAATCATTCACCCTTTATGGAAATGATCATTGTCTGGATTGTAGCAACTGCGTTTCAACAATTTTTACCATCTTTATCAACAATGGTGCAGGGAATTTTAACTGATAAATTAACAGGTTTCATTAACATTAGTTTGATGAAAAAATCTGAAGATTTACAATCAATTAGGATTTTTGATGACAGTAAATACTTTGATGATTTACAAATGCTTCGAGATGATGCAAGCTGGCGTCCAGTTAACTTAATTGTTTTTGGAGTATCAGTTTTGCAGTCGTTTCTAACGTTAGCTTTTATGTTAGTGTACTTGGCTCGTTATAATTGGTGGCTGGCGCTTTTATTATTAGTTGTAATGGTACCGCAGAGTATTTCTTACTACCGTATTCAGCAGCAATCATTTGAAACAATGGTTGAAAGAAGCAAGAATGCAAGATATCTACATTACTATAGTAGTTTGTTGTTAGACCGCAGGGATGCTAAAGAAGTTCGACTTTTTAATATGTTTCCTAAAATTATTGAAAAGTATACGACCTTATTTGAACAGACTAAAAGGGATGTAAATCAAATTCGTAAAAAGCAACTTGCTGTTAGCTCAGTATTTGTTCTTCTAACTGTTGGAGTGTTTGGTTACGGTTTTTATTGGTTTACTAACTCGGTAAGAACAGGTGCTCTAGAAGTCGGCGTTTTGTTAATGTTTGTTTCTGTAATTGGTTATATTTCCACAAGTATGGCACGCGTGGTGGAAGATAGCAGTCTGCTTTATGATTCTTTACTGTGGATTGAAAAATACTTTAATTTTCTTGAATATCACGATAATTTTGAAAATGGAAGGCAAGAATTTCCAGATGAGTTTAAGAAGATTGAAGTTAAGGATCTTTCATTTACATACCCATTTTCTGATGATGAAGTTTTACACAATGTTAGTTTTTCAGTAAATAGTGGTGAAAAGATCGCAATTGTTGGTGAAAATGGATCAGGAAAATCTACTTTAGTAAAGTTGTTAATGCGATTTTATGACCCGACTACTGGAGCTATTTCGATTGATGATGATAATTTAAAAGATTTTAATATTTTTGACTTACATAAAAATTTATCAGCTACTTTCCAAGATTTTTCTCGTTTTAAGTTAACGCTTAAAGAAAATGTGATTACGGGATATTCATTTAACAAAGAGCGAGTAAATAATGTTTTGAAAGCAGCAGGCTTAGAGAATTTGCTGGCAAATGATCATCTACAACTAGGCACGATTCTAGCTAAAGATTTTGAAAATGGAACTGACTTATCTGGTGGTCAATGGCAGAAGATTGCTTTAGCACGAGACTTATATGCAGATGGAAAAATTGAATTTTTAGATGAACCGACAGCAGCGTTAGATGCTAAGAGTGAAGCAGAAATTTATGAGCGATTTTTAAGAGAAAACAACCAAAAGACGATATTCTTTGTTACACACAGATTATCTGCAGTTAAGTTTGCTGATAAAGTACTCTTTCTTGATAGTGGAAAAGTTAGTGGCTTTGATACTCATGCTAATTTATTAAATAAAAATGCAAAATATCAAGAAATGTATAACTTACAGAAAAATGCATATATTTAA
- a CDS encoding helix-turn-helix domain-containing protein has translation MVGTMERTEIGKFLYQERKKRHLTQKKFLGGIVSVSQYSRVESGEQDLRTNEFFKIVQLNHINITDLLNPKDQRDSKELEDKKLNELAVAFYERDLNKIKQIKEEAKKNDAITTLLLDATLMEKILENNLDDLDPKIVEKFSKKLDEAEDWTTDKVFLQLFGSSMMIFNMDRLNMYMKEIVKRYGNTINQYSFERQRRIGSICINYLGRSYKDNDRTQLSQVLLILYNMPAIPDLLMYKLLGQYFEALFTNDQKKVNELLKVLSFSGYEKFIMNLPK, from the coding sequence ATGGTAGGAACAATGGAAAGAACCGAGATAGGCAAATTTTTATATCAAGAACGTAAAAAGAGACACTTAACACAGAAAAAATTTCTAGGTGGAATAGTTTCCGTTTCCCAGTATTCACGCGTAGAAAGTGGAGAGCAGGATTTAAGGACGAATGAATTTTTTAAAATAGTGCAGCTGAATCATATTAATATTACTGATTTATTAAATCCAAAGGATCAAAGAGACAGTAAGGAACTAGAAGATAAAAAACTAAATGAATTGGCTGTTGCATTTTATGAACGAGATCTTAATAAGATAAAGCAAATTAAAGAAGAAGCTAAGAAAAATGATGCTATTACTACTTTATTATTAGACGCTACTTTGATGGAAAAAATTTTAGAAAATAATCTTGATGATCTTGATCCAAAAATAGTAGAAAAATTTTCAAAAAAACTAGATGAAGCTGAAGATTGGACAACAGATAAGGTTTTTCTACAATTATTTGGGAGTTCAATGATGATCTTTAATATGGATCGATTAAATATGTATATGAAAGAAATTGTGAAAAGATATGGGAACACAATAAATCAATATTCTTTTGAAAGACAGAGAAGAATAGGTTCTATCTGTATTAATTATTTAGGGAGAAGCTATAAAGACAATGATAGAACTCAATTAAGTCAAGTTTTGTTGATCCTTTATAATATGCCAGCTATCCCAGATTTATTAATGTACAAGTTACTTGGCCAATATTTTGAAGCATTATTTACAAATGATCAAAAAAAAGTTAATGAGTTGCTAAAAGTGTTATCTTTCTCAGGTTATGAGAAATTCATAATGAACTTGCCAAAATAA
- a CDS encoding lantibiotic dehydratase produces the protein MNVAVPLKTVFDPIRGLGNPYSIFKLPEGSDLDNKIQNIIDEKILKDIHNNKLIIDITNEVDKKIKRKDHKIFPLGYDLFTTPIFRNKNYYLAINPNTGFNSPKNVWGRFNYVFENQKEKTSEIEIYEPLFNNKLSDLDNKENSFDQSSLVVGFSDSQKNKLNLDEIAVCAYSNDQNVMKFAFINVKNQKQVSFRITSMINFKRYDAYSPILRFLIEVSYLNKINNFSLLNYINNVSFPRIPRFTYKHVILNPARWEITSDIISDAQNRDVQISKLRKYLCNWNCPYRVFYLENDVKLKFDLRKNNDIEELLSKLHKNRRISLIEDISSNSVSPTEYVFSFKKLKSTQQKLFSISYLNKCNRIVVPSNNDKWLYYQIYTPRILFKDVLKKIVTPLITRLKEVNAIDEFFYIYYLIPEPHLRIRFHIKDLSRYTAIRNSIENELKKAVQANYMSKYSLSTYEREIERYGGESLFYSIENIFSFDSSMCLRFVENINYLNHALLICKLLFHVGISSYDEMKEILSYFDTKENKRSYGKIANDVSRKIIYSDKFKSIQKLFELIQNKEQKSAMIQNIDENYKKSICISLIHLHFNRMLLERKDELKIEYITYKIVKGFCNKRKYDGNK, from the coding sequence ATAAATGTTGCTGTACCCTTAAAAACAGTTTTTGATCCTATTAGAGGTTTAGGAAATCCATATTCTATTTTTAAATTGCCAGAAGGATCAGATTTAGATAATAAAATTCAAAATATTATAGACGAAAAAATTTTAAAAGATATACATAATAATAAATTAATAATTGACATAACTAATGAAGTCGATAAAAAAATTAAACGTAAAGATCATAAGATATTTCCATTAGGTTATGATCTTTTTACCACTCCTATTTTTAGAAATAAAAATTATTATTTGGCCATAAATCCTAATACAGGATTTAATTCGCCCAAAAATGTATGGGGGAGATTTAATTATGTGTTTGAAAATCAAAAAGAAAAGACATCAGAAATAGAAATTTACGAACCTTTGTTTAATAATAAATTATCGGATTTAGATAATAAAGAAAACAGTTTTGATCAGTCTAGTTTAGTAGTAGGATTTAGTGATTCTCAAAAAAATAAATTAAATCTTGATGAAATTGCAGTGTGTGCTTATAGTAATGATCAAAATGTTATGAAATTCGCATTTATTAATGTGAAAAATCAAAAGCAAGTTTCTTTTAGAATAACTTCTATGATTAATTTTAAGAGATATGATGCTTATTCTCCTATCTTAAGATTTTTAATTGAAGTATCGTATTTAAACAAAATAAATAATTTTTCTCTATTAAATTACATTAATAATGTCTCTTTTCCAAGAATACCTCGATTTACGTATAAACATGTTATATTGAATCCTGCTCGCTGGGAAATAACTAGTGACATTATTTCTGATGCACAGAATCGGGATGTACAAATTTCAAAATTACGTAAGTATTTATGTAATTGGAATTGTCCATATAGAGTATTTTATTTAGAAAACGATGTAAAGCTAAAATTTGATTTGAGAAAAAATAATGATATAGAAGAACTACTAAGTAAATTACATAAAAATAGAAGAATAAGTCTTATTGAAGATATATCTTCGAATAGTGTATCTCCCACAGAATATGTATTTTCGTTTAAGAAATTAAAAAGCACACAACAAAAATTATTTTCGATTTCTTATCTTAACAAATGCAATCGTATTGTGGTACCTAGTAATAACGATAAATGGTTATACTATCAGATTTATACTCCAAGAATCTTGTTTAAGGATGTATTAAAAAAGATAGTTACACCCTTAATAACTAGATTAAAAGAAGTAAATGCGATAGATGAATTCTTCTATATATATTATTTAATTCCTGAACCCCATCTTAGAATCAGATTTCATATAAAAGATCTATCAAGATATACAGCTATTAGAAATAGTATAGAGAATGAACTGAAAAAAGCTGTTCAAGCTAATTACATGAGTAAGTATAGCTTGAGTACTTATGAAAGAGAGATAGAAAGATATGGTGGAGAAAGCTTATTCTATTCGATAGAAAATATTTTTAGTTTTGATAGTAGCATGTGCCTACGCTTCGTTGAAAATATAAATTATTTAAATCATGCTCTGTTGATATGTAAACTGCTGTTTCATGTTGGTATAAGTTCTTATGATGAAATGAAGGAAATATTATCGTATTTTGACACAAAAGAAAATAAGAGATCCTATGGAAAAATAGCAAATGATGTTTCTAGAAAAATCATTTATTCTGATAAATTTAAGTCTATTCAAAAACTATTTGAGCTAATACAAAATAAAGAACAGAAATCAGCAATGATACAAAATATTGATGAAAATTATAAAAAATCTATTTGTATTTCTCTTATTCATTTGCATTTTAATAGGATGTTATTGGAGAGAAAAGATGAGTTAAAAATTGAATATATCACTTATAAAATAGTGAAGGGATTTTGCAATAAAAGAAAATATGATGGAAATAAATGA
- a CDS encoding lanthionine synthetase LanC family protein, producing MEINEKIIRRIVDNFYKDLNSYSNVMYINDKGEEMLKGYYFDNYPSILIFLSYYNLFTNSQIATPLIKKYLNYLVSSLKKQKRMILSFAYGLTGVLLALKVVNEIGKVNINLTELQNNYEDLVRLRLEIIDRKIKKGTIKSLDYDFINGLSANLLTLLLFSNNKFLIRKCVRCLCDCLDSVLAKTILNLGVAHGIGGIMLVLVQASKNEYLDKCHRLKVERSLKRISEIYIKIYTAKKEGKQKLINPWEDRINIKNINPNSLKRRQSWCYGTPGIAYGLLEVAKQLNDTYLLKIISNIFNKINTIDLMDTELETPTFCHGISGLLSILLNLKGNNTINVNLIKRNLTIELLNKYDSSREFGFRDYDFVSRGKKYENKKEFLDLGLLNGATGCFLSLMSLIDERILSWTKIFLL from the coding sequence ATGGAAATAAATGAAAAAATAATCAGACGTATAGTAGATAACTTTTATAAAGACCTAAATTCTTATTCAAATGTTATGTATATAAATGATAAGGGAGAGGAAATGCTTAAAGGTTATTATTTTGATAACTATCCATCAATATTGATTTTCTTATCATATTACAATCTTTTTACCAATTCCCAGATTGCGACCCCTCTAATAAAAAAATATTTAAACTATCTTGTTTCATCATTAAAGAAACAAAAAAGAATGATTTTATCATTTGCATATGGACTGACCGGAGTATTGCTAGCTTTAAAGGTAGTTAATGAAATTGGTAAAGTTAATATTAATTTGACAGAATTACAGAATAATTATGAAGATTTAGTCAGATTAAGACTGGAAATCATTGATAGAAAAATAAAAAAAGGTACTATAAAATCTCTAGACTATGACTTCATTAATGGATTGTCTGCTAATCTATTAACATTGCTGCTGTTTTCAAATAATAAATTTTTAATTAGAAAATGTGTAAGGTGTTTATGTGACTGTTTAGATTCTGTGTTAGCAAAGACAATCCTAAATTTAGGGGTAGCTCATGGTATAGGTGGAATTATGTTGGTATTAGTTCAAGCCAGTAAGAATGAGTATTTAGATAAATGTCATAGATTAAAAGTAGAAAGAAGTCTAAAGCGGATTTCTGAAATTTACATAAAGATTTATACTGCAAAAAAGGAAGGAAAACAAAAATTAATTAATCCTTGGGAAGATAGAATCAATATAAAAAATATTAATCCAAATAGTCTTAAAAGAAGACAAAGCTGGTGTTATGGGACACCAGGAATAGCATATGGATTACTTGAAGTTGCAAAACAATTAAATGATACCTATTTATTAAAGATAATTAGTAATATCTTTAATAAAATCAATACGATAGATTTAATGGATACGGAGCTTGAAACTCCAACATTTTGCCATGGAATATCAGGTTTGTTGTCAATTTTACTCAATTTAAAGGGTAACAATACAATTAATGTGAACTTGATAAAAAGAAATTTAACAATTGAATTATTAAATAAATATGACAGTAGTAGAGAATTCGGATTTAGAGATTATGATTTTGTTTCTCGAGGTAAAAAGTACGAGAATAAGAAAGAATTTTTAGATTTAGGCCTATTAAATGGTGCTACAGGCTGTTTTTTGTCTTTAATGTCACTGATTGATGAAAGAATATTAAGCTGGACTAAAATCTTTTTGCTATAA
- a CDS encoding ATP-binding cassette domain-containing protein has product MLKQIISNINWLIKFTNGKKNEFIIWPLLTILYTLGTVILTSIISAYVVYVFSNTVSYLRLVFLLLLCFSIGLISWLNNRLHTKMFWENVYLRMDITARDAQAFLLEPYELSLDEGRQEMRQTSIHYGFDDDNSGVAMFFPELIACLSSGVSLVVITFLMSHLSWIFPTIISITVLSALLLMRKYTKDRNYLNQKVEDLYLKNNYYNRIAFSDEASQTIRLYNYVSTMKEKISNSSRKIEKVENQILKKRLINTLSLQTLTLIRMVVVYGLLIWMAIKSRISIESFTFYFTLCANIELLVTNLWKNSRLFLSANADLTIGRKYIDQSDKYINSNKKIEETLSLNPISIEFSHVSFKYSNSCQYIIEDFNLKIESGEHLALIGKNGAGKSTLMLLLMGYLKPTAGKILINGKVENSARRRTRFSTMFQDNIVLATTITNNITIGRRTQTDKLKDIYRKTELSKILGNTLTGETVLTKYINPSGIELSVGEIETLMLARMLYKNANAYILDEPSASLDAIRENELYKTIEELANKKTVIFISHRLASISLSDKICLLDAGKIVAYGTHDELIKSSNDYQQLYQSQSKYYQEGEVL; this is encoded by the coding sequence ATGCTAAAACAAATAATTAGTAATATCAATTGGCTCATAAAGTTTACTAATGGAAAGAAAAATGAATTTATAATTTGGCCACTATTAACTATTTTATACACTTTAGGAACTGTTATTCTAACTTCAATAATTTCTGCTTATGTAGTATATGTTTTTTCTAATACAGTTTCTTACTTAAGATTGGTATTTTTACTTCTTTTATGTTTTAGTATTGGTTTAATTAGTTGGTTGAATAATCGATTACATACCAAAATGTTTTGGGAAAATGTATATTTAAGAATGGATATTACAGCTAGAGATGCACAAGCTTTTTTATTGGAACCATACGAACTTAGTTTAGATGAAGGAAGACAAGAAATGCGTCAAACAAGTATTCATTATGGTTTTGATGATGATAATAGTGGAGTAGCAATGTTTTTTCCAGAGTTAATTGCTTGTTTAAGTAGTGGAGTAAGCTTAGTAGTAATTACATTTCTGATGTCACATCTTTCTTGGATTTTCCCTACAATAATAAGTATTACGGTACTTAGTGCATTATTGTTGATGAGAAAATATACGAAAGATCGTAACTATTTGAACCAAAAGGTAGAGGATTTATATTTAAAAAATAATTACTACAATCGAATTGCTTTTTCAGATGAAGCCAGTCAAACCATTCGATTGTATAATTATGTATCTACAATGAAAGAAAAAATTTCTAATAGCTCAAGAAAAATTGAGAAAGTAGAAAATCAAATATTGAAGAAAAGATTAATAAATACACTTTCTCTACAAACTTTAACATTGATTCGTATGGTAGTAGTGTATGGTTTATTAATTTGGATGGCTATAAAGTCAAGAATCAGTATTGAAAGTTTTACATTTTATTTTACTCTTTGTGCAAATATTGAACTTCTAGTGACTAATCTATGGAAAAACTCTCGACTTTTTCTGTCAGCTAATGCTGACTTGACAATTGGAAGAAAATATATTGATCAGAGTGATAAATATATTAATAGTAATAAAAAAATTGAAGAAACACTTTCTTTAAACCCAATTTCTATTGAGTTTTCCCATGTTTCATTTAAATATTCTAATTCTTGTCAGTATATCATTGAGGATTTTAATTTAAAGATTGAAAGTGGAGAACATTTAGCACTTATTGGGAAAAATGGAGCTGGAAAATCTACTTTAATGCTCTTATTAATGGGGTATTTAAAACCTACTGCGGGAAAAATTTTAATTAATGGTAAGGTAGAAAATAGTGCCAGAAGAAGAACGAGATTTTCTACAATGTTTCAAGACAATATTGTGCTTGCCACAACAATTACTAACAATATTACTATTGGTAGGAGAACTCAAACAGATAAATTAAAAGATATTTATAGAAAGACAGAATTATCTAAGATTTTAGGAAATACATTAACTGGTGAGACAGTATTAACTAAATACATTAATCCTAGTGGAATTGAATTATCTGTTGGAGAGATAGAAACATTAATGTTAGCTCGAATGCTTTATAAGAATGCAAATGCTTATATTCTCGATGAACCCTCTGCTTCTCTGGATGCTATTAGAGAAAATGAATTGTATAAAACTATTGAAGAGTTAGCAAATAAGAAGACAGTTATTTTTATTTCACATCGATTAGCTTCTATTTCTCTATCTGATAAGATTTGTCTATTAGATGCAGGAAAAATTGTAGCTTATGGAACTCATGATGAGCTAATAAAAAGTTCAAATGACTATCAGCAGCTTTATCAGAGTCAATCAAAATATTATCAAGAGGGAGAGGTACTATGA
- a CDS encoding ABC transporter ATP-binding protein, whose translation MKKKIKEFVILLPRINELYPHIIALQISNAVMSSFLQFINVMFVGMEINLLVNSSQNNTNIIYVTISFIILIIIISILHKILDNYAEKQTRLINLRARTNMANHLVEVDYETFEDSKFRNLFNNVKSGLEFVGGFQSFVQNVVNDVVDFMTTLLLSGGILVTILLTQGKISVANQVALVGIIILLIGCPIFISFKSGKKMGQIMSDFFSYNIGFNQLLTYYFEQAFKDISVKKMLWIFDPNQVFFKKARKEVLEGVEKDKQYQLKVANLNSIPILLINTVIGILYIILGLIIINKRLGIGMIVASVGTLELLIYDLSNLFNTIGNSEASLNVIHQYFEFMNMGNKNKKDGPIRDINENNIEIEFHNVSYRYPNSKKFALKNINLVLNDKKKVALVGKNGSGKTTLVKLLLRLITPTSGYITLNGINIDKFDINLYRKMFSSVPQNIFIFAESVADNISLGANKNKNKIIHSLRKVRLDRKVLSLKKGIDTPLTTQLNKEGINFSGGEKQALGISRAIYRNSLIYILDEPTAALDPIKEAEMFDHMEKITSDHTTLFISHRMSMTKNSDYIYVLDSAHLVEEGNHKQLFQNKGLYYQLYKIQQEYFEKLN comes from the coding sequence ATGAAAAAGAAAATAAAAGAATTTGTTATACTACTCCCTAGAATTAATGAATTATATCCACATATTATAGCTCTACAGATCAGTAATGCTGTTATGTCTAGTTTTCTACAATTTATTAATGTGATGTTTGTAGGGATGGAAATTAATTTGTTAGTTAATAGTAGTCAGAATAATACGAATATAATTTATGTCACAATTTCGTTTATCATTCTTATTATAATTATTTCAATATTGCATAAAATTTTAGATAATTACGCTGAGAAACAGACAAGACTAATAAATTTACGAGCAAGAACTAATATGGCAAATCATTTAGTTGAAGTAGATTACGAAACTTTTGAAGATTCTAAATTTAGAAATTTATTCAATAATGTTAAATCAGGATTGGAATTTGTTGGAGGTTTTCAGAGTTTTGTACAAAATGTGGTTAATGATGTGGTTGATTTTATGACAACGTTACTCTTATCCGGAGGGATATTAGTGACGATTTTATTAACACAAGGAAAGATCAGTGTAGCTAATCAAGTTGCTTTGGTAGGCATAATAATATTATTAATAGGTTGCCCTATCTTTATTTCCTTTAAATCAGGAAAAAAGATGGGACAAATAATGAGTGATTTTTTTAGCTATAATATCGGTTTTAATCAACTTTTGACGTATTATTTTGAGCAAGCATTTAAAGATATTAGTGTTAAAAAAATGTTGTGGATATTTGATCCAAATCAAGTTTTTTTCAAAAAAGCTAGAAAAGAGGTATTAGAAGGAGTAGAAAAAGATAAGCAGTATCAACTAAAAGTAGCTAATCTGAATAGTATTCCCATACTTTTAATTAACACAGTAATTGGTATTCTTTATATTATCTTAGGTTTAATAATCATAAATAAGAGGTTAGGAATAGGTATGATTGTAGCTAGTGTAGGAACACTGGAATTATTAATCTACGATTTAAGTAATCTATTTAATACTATCGGAAATAGTGAAGCCTCTTTGAATGTGATTCATCAATATTTTGAATTTATGAATATGGGGAATAAAAATAAGAAAGACGGGCCAATTCGAGATATTAATGAAAATAATATAGAAATTGAGTTTCATAATGTAAGCTATCGTTACCCTAATAGTAAAAAATTTGCGCTAAAGAATATCAATCTTGTTTTAAATGATAAAAAGAAAGTTGCTCTTGTTGGTAAAAATGGAAGTGGAAAGACAACTCTGGTTAAGTTATTACTAAGGTTAATTACACCGACCTCTGGTTATATTACATTAAATGGTATTAACATTGATAAGTTTGATATCAACCTATATCGTAAGATGTTCTCTAGTGTCCCTCAGAATATTTTTATTTTTGCTGAGAGCGTTGCTGATAACATATCTTTAGGGGCAAATAAGAATAAAAATAAAATAATTCATAGTTTAAGAAAAGTAAGATTAGATAGAAAAGTACTATCTTTAAAAAAAGGAATTGATACTCCTTTAACAACTCAACTAAATAAAGAAGGAATAAATTTCTCTGGAGGGGAAAAGCAAGCACTGGGAATAAGTCGTGCAATTTATCGTAATAGTTTGATTTATATACTAGATGAGCCAACAGCAGCTCTTGACCCAATAAAAGAAGCTGAGATGTTTGACCATATGGAGAAAATTACTTCAGATCATACAACATTATTCATTTCTCATAGAATGAGTATGACCAAAAATAGTGATTATATATATGTTCTGGACTCTGCTCACCTTGTAGAAGAGGGAAATCATAAACAATTATTTCAAAATAAAGGTTTATATTATCAACTTTATAAAATTCAACAAGAATATTTTGAAAAATTAAATTAA